In Drosophila teissieri strain GT53w chromosome 2R, Prin_Dtei_1.1, whole genome shotgun sequence, the following proteins share a genomic window:
- the LOC122615143 gene encoding WD repeat-containing protein 47, producing MNSESRDLDLGKGDVERPHFEAVTTLSDSQAIRSVDFHPNGKLYAVGSNSKTFRICQYPALSKLRHGHQTAVYPPSVLCKRTKHHRGSIYCTCWSRDGELIATGSNDKTIKYMRFNNDTNQLVGHEMELNMHDGTVRDMCFLDDSSTKSRLLASGGAGDCKIYITDCGTGTPFQAYSGHTGHILSLYSWNNAMFVSGSQDQTIRFWDLRVNVSVNTLDSDRKDGGLESSAVTAVCVDPTGRLLVSGHADSSCTLYDIRGNRPIQRFYPHTAEIRCVRFSPSAYYMLTCSYDNSIRLTDLQGDLAHELSSVVVAEHKDKAITIRWHPTEFSFISTSADKTATLWALPPS from the exons ATGAATTCGGAATCGAGGGACCTGGATTTGGGAAAG GGCGATGTAGAAAGGCCGCACTTCGAGGCGGTTACCACACTGTCGGACTCGCAGGCGATTCGGAGCGTCGACTTTCATCCGAATGGAAAGTTGTACGCGGTGGGCTCCAACTCCAAGACCTTCCGCATCTGCCAGTACCCCGCGCTCTCCAAGCTGAg ACATGGACACCAGACCGCGGTGTATCCCCCATCCGTTCTCTGCAAGCGCACGAAGCACCATCGGGGATCCATATACTGCACCTGCTGGTCGCGGGACGGGGAGCTCATTGCCACCGGATCGAACGACAAGACCATCAAGTACATGCGCTTCAACAACGACACCAACCAGCTGGTGGGCCACGAGATGGAGCTGAACATGCACGACGGCACGGTGCGGGACATGTGCTTCCTGGACGACTCGTCCACCAAGTCCAGGCTGCTGGCGAGTGGCGGCGCCGGGGACTGCAAGATCTACATCACAGACTGCGGAACCGGCACTCCCTTCCAGGCCTACAGTGGTCACACTGGCCACATCCTGTCCCTCTACAGCTGGAACAACGCGATGTTCGTGTCGGGATCCCAG GATCAAACGATACGCTTCTGGGATCTGCGAGTGAACGTCTCTGTGAACACCCTGGATAGCGATCGGAAGGATGGCGGTCTGGAGAGCTCCGCTGTAACCGCGGTCTGTGTGGATCCCACGGGCAGGCTCCTGGTCTCTGGGCACGCCGATAGCTCCTGTACGCTGTACGACATCCGGGGCAACCGGCCCATTCAGCGGTTCTATCCCCACACCGCCGAAATAAG GTGCGTCCGATTCTCCCCATCCGCCTACTACATGCTGACGTGCAGCTACGACAACTCGATCCGGCTGACGGATCTGCAGGGCGACCTGGCCCACGAGCTGTCCTCCGTGGTGGTGGCGGAGCACAAGGACAAGGCCATCACCATCCGGTGGCATCCGACCGAGTTCTCGTTCATCTCCACGTCGGCGGACAAGACTGCCACCCTGTGGGCTCTACCTCCCTCGTAG